CATTCAGCACAGCAGCGTGCCGGGATTGATGATCATGGCCGGGCTGTTTGGCTTCGGTGGTGCAATTGTCTCGTTGCTGATGTCTAAATGGATGGCGTTGCGCTCGGTGGGTGGTGAAGTTATCGAGCAACCTCGTAATGAAACTGAACGTTGGTTGATGGAAACTGTTCGTCGTCAGTCTCAGCAGGCGGGCATTGGTATGCCACAGGTCGCGATTTATCACGCGCCAGATATTAATGCGTTCGCGACAGGCGCGCGCCGCGATGCCTCTCTGGTAGCTGTCAGCACCGGATTGCTGCAAAGCATGAGTCAGGACGAAGCCGAAGCGGTTATCGCGCACGAAATCAGCCACATTGCGAATGGCGATATGGTGACCATGACCCTTATCCAGGGTGTGGTGAACACCTTCGTTATCTTCATTTCACGTATTATCGCGCAGGTGGCTTCTGGTTTCCTTTCCGGTAACCGTGATGGCGAAGAGAGCAGTAACGGTAACCCGTTGATTTATTTCGCCGTGGCAACCGTGCTGGAACTGGTGTTCGGTATTCTGGCCAGCATCATCACCATGTGGTTCTCGCGTCACCGTGAATTCCATGCCGATGCGGGTTCTGCAAAACTGGTAGGTCGTGAGAAAATGATTGCTGCATTGCAGCGTCTGAAAACCAGTCATGAGCCGCAGGAAGCGGGAAGCATGATGGCGTTCTGCATCAACGGTAAATCGAAATCATTCAGCGAGTTGTTTATGTCTCACCCGCCGCTGGATAAGCGTATTGAAGCATTGCGCAGCGGTGCATACATTAAATAAGAAGCAAATAAGAAGCCAATAATCAGCCTCTGGCGATGATTGGTTAATAAAAGCCCGGCCATTATAGCCGGGCTTTTTCATGCCTGAATTTTACAGCTTAGCGTTTTCTGCTTCACGCTGACTGCTGGTTTTTTGCGTCATTCGCAGCAGACTGACCAGAGCGCCGGTGCCTGCGAGAGTTCCGGCGAGGATCAAAGAAGCGTGCGTACCGTGCTGAGGGAACAGGTTAAACATCAGTGCGACCATTGCCGCGCCGGTAGTTTGTCCCAGAAGGCGCGCTGTACCCAACAGGCCACTGGCTCCGCCACTGCGATTGTGCGGTGCTGAGCTGATAATTGTGTGGTTATTGGGTGACTGAAATAACCCGAAACCGGCTCCGCAGAGTAACATGCGCCAGATAATGTTCAGATGCGAAGGCTCGGGTGGCAGTAATGAAAGTGAAAATAGCCCGAATGAAAAGACCACCAGACCAATTCCGCCCAGCATTCCCGGATGGAAACGCTCCACCAGACGGCCTGCAATCGGCGCCATCACCATCGTCGCCAGCGGCCACGGCGTCAGCAGAAGGCCGGTTTCAACTGAATTCAGACCCAGTGTGTTTTGCAGGAAGAAGGGCAGGGAAACAAATGCCAGCATCTGTGCGCTGAAAGAGCACAGGGATGTCCCGAGCGACATACTGAAAATCGGAATACGCAGCAAATCAACCGGCAGCAGCGGGAAGGGTCTCGTCAGCTGACGCCGAACAAAGAACCAGCCAATGACCAGAAGGGCAATGACTTCGCCGAGGATCAGCATATGATTCATTCCTTGCGCAAACCCGCTGATGGCGCTGATCAGTAAACCAAAGGTCAGAGCGTTCATCACGCTGCTGGTAATATCAAAACGCTGCCCCTGACTGCGTGTGGAGTTCGCCGGCAGAAACTTCAGACCCAGAATCAGAGCAACAATACCGATCGGCACGTTGATGGCAAACAGCCATTGCCAGGACGCGACAGAAAGGATGCCCGCAGCGATGGTCGGTCCGGCAGCAGCAGACACGGCCACAATCAGCGCATTGATGCCTACGCCGCGCCCTAAGAATCGCTGAGGATAAATAATCCGGATAAGCGCGGTGTTCACACTCATGATCGCGGCGGCGCCAAAACCTTGTAAAACGCGGGCGACCGTCAGTGTCAGCAGGGAATCTGAGAGGGCGCAAAAAAGTGAGGTGATACTAAACACCAACAGCCCGGTCTGATAAATGCGGCGGTAGCCGAAAATATCGCCAAGCGATGCCAGAGAAAGCAGCGAAATGGTAATCGCCAGCTGGTAGGCATTCACCACCCAGATTGACGTCGCCGGACTGGCATGGAAATCATTGGCAATCGTCGGGAGTGCGACATTTGCGATCGCCCCGTCAAGCACAGAAACGGTGATCCCCAGCGCAATCGCCAGGATCGCGCCGTATCGTTGTGGAAGAGGTAAGCCATCAGTGGGTGTTGGAGTCATGAGTTCTGTCAGTGCGTAGTCATCAGTAAGGGGAATATTACTACGCTAATCAACTTAAAGTGACAATTGTCACATGATGAAATGAATTATTTATCCCTCTGCCGGGAATGAAACTGGCTTAACAGTTCTTACATTCTCAATCAATGGGTTGATTGCTTCTGTACAAGGCTTACCACTATAATAAAAACCACGTTCTATTTTTTTTGAAACAAAACCAACGCGAGCAGGTAACTCACCCTATGGCTATCGCAGATCTTGATAAGCAACCCGATTCCGTCTCTTCTGTCCTGAAAGTTTTTGGTATTTTACAGGCGCTGGGCGAAGAACGTGAGATTGGTATTACTGAACTTTCTCAACGCGTTATGATGTCTAAAAGCACGGTATACCGTTTCCTTCAGACTATGAAGTCACTCGGCTATGTTGCACAGGAAGGTGAGTCAGAGAAATATTCACTGACTCTGAAATTGTTTGAGCTGGGTGCTAAGGCACTGCAAAACGTCGATCTTATCCGCAGCGCTGATATTCAGATGCGCGAATTGTCCCGCCTGACCCGTGAAACTATTCACCTTGGCGCGCTGGATGAAGACGGCATCGTCTACATCCATAAAATTGATTCCATGTACAACCTGCGTATGCATTCACGCATTGGTCGCCGCAATCCCCTGCATACCACGGCGATTGGTAAAGTGCTGCTGGCGTGGGGCGACAAAGCGGAAGTCAGTACGCTGTTGCAGGAAATTGAATTCACCCGCAGTACCGAAAACACCATCATGAATGCAGCTGATTTGCAGAGTGCATTGGTGCAGGTGCGTGAGCAAGGTTATGGCGAAGATAATGAAGAACAGGAACAAGGTCTGCGTTGTATCGCTGTTCCTGTCTTTGACCGCTTTGGGGTTGTGATTGCCGGGTTGAGCATTTCCTTCCCGACTATCCGTTTCTCTGAAGAAAGCAAAAGCCATTACGTCGAAATGCTGCATACCGCCGCGCGCAATATCTCTGAGCAGATCGGATTCCACGATTATCCTTTCTGAGTAAATGCGGAAATGTAGGCATAAAAAAACCGAAGCCAATGGCTTCGGTTTTTTGTTTTCAGCAATCTGAACTTAGCGGTGTGCCAGTTCTGCTGTTTCTTCTGAATTCATCACTTCTTTGTCGGTCTGTTTCAGTAACTGGCTGGTAATCGTACCGGCAGTCATTGAACCGCTGACGTTAAGCGCAGTACGACCCATATCAATCAATGGCTCGACGGAGATAAGCAGTGCCACCAGCGTGACCGGCAGACCCATAGCAGGTAATACGATCAGCGCAGCAAAGGTCGCACCGCCACCGACACCCGCCACACCGGCAGAGCTCAGTGTCACGATACCAACCAGCGTCGCAATCCATACTGGATCAAACGGGTTAATACCGACGGTTGGTGCAACCATCACGGCCAGCATTGTCGGGTACAGACCTGCACAACCGTTCTGGCCGATAGTGGCACCAAAGGAAGCGGCAAAGCTTGCGATAGATTCCGGAATACCCAGACGACGTGTTTGCGCTTCAACACTCAGCGGAATGGTTGCCGCACTGGAACGACTGGTGAACGCGAAGGTCAGCACCGGCCAGACTTTACGGAAGAATTTCGCAGGATTCACGCCAGTGAAAGAAAGCAGTACGGCATGAACCACAAACATAATCCCCAGACCCAGATAAGACGCGACAACGAAGCTGCCGAGTTTAATGATGTCCTGAATGTTGGAACCGGCAACCACTTTGGTCATCAGCGCCAGAACACCATACGGGGTCAGTTTCATGACCAGACGTACCAGTTTCATCACCCATGCCTGCAGGGTATCGATGAAGACCAGAACACGAGGGCCTTTTTCTGCGTCATCTTTTACCAGCTGCAACGCGGCAACACCCACGAAAGCAGCAAAGATAACGACGCTGATGATTGACGTCGGACTTGCGCCAGTCAGGTCAGCAAACGGGTTCTTAGGAATAAAGGAAAGGATTAACTGAGGCACGCTCAGGTCAGCCACTTTACCTACATAGTTTGACTGAATCGCAGTCAGACGCGCGGTTTCCTGCGTACCTTGTACCAGACCCTCAGCGGTCAGACCAAACAGGCCGGTAACAAAGATACCCACCAGCGAGGCAATCAGCGTGGTGAACAGCAGGGTACCGATGGTCAGGAAACTGATTTTGCCCAGCGAAGACGCGTTATGCAGTTTTGCTACCGCACTCAGAATCGAAACGAAGACCAGCGGCATGACAATCATTTGCAGCAATTGGACGTAGCCGTTACCAACAATGTTGAACCAGGTAATAGAGGTTTTCAGTACCGGATCGTCGGAACCGTAGATCAGCTGTAAAGCCAGACCAAATACAACACCCATGGCCAGACCGAGTAATACTTTTTTTGCCAGACTCCATTGCTTGTGGCGGGTTTGCGCCAGCAGCAACAGGAGAACAACGAAAACCACTACGTTAAGAACGAGCGGAAGATTCATACCGAACTCCAGACTTATAGTTATGATATTTAAAACGGGTGTCCCCGACAGGGTTTGCACCATCCCAAAGCAATGGTGAGAAGAATATCAGTTTGGACACCTGAACATTTATATCCAAAAAGAATGCTTTATAACTTTTTGGGTTAATTCGTATCAAATATCGCCAAATTGCGCGTATTTCATGCAGGTCAGATGAACAATTTCAGGATGTGATTAAAAATATCAGGATTGATTGCACCAATGATGGGCGTCCAGTCGGGCCAGAACAGCGTTAACCCGACCAGCATCAGACACAACGTCCGTTCCAGTTGATTGCCTTTTTGACTGTTGATGATCGGCAGACGAAAGCGCCAGCGACAGGGCCACAGCAGGGGAACGCCAGCTGGCGTCAGCATATCCGCAAGAATGTGGCTCAGATAACCAATGATCATGGCGTGGAAAGCGTCTACCGGAATGACCCAGTCGTGCGGAAAATGCGTGCGCAAAAGGAAGATACCGCCCGCCACAGCCAGTAAACTGTGGGTAAAACCGCGGTGACCGAATGCCCGGGCGATTGGATGGGAAAGCCACTTCAGACGCTGACCCAGCACGGATTTCGGATGGTCGATGTCGGGCAATAAACAGGTAAGCAGGGACCCTGGAATAATATGCCACCAGTCGCCGTGCGCCAGCTCTGGAGAGAGCTGCGCCTTTTTGGCAAATACCGCACAGGCTATTGAGAAAATGAGATGGCCTTCCGCCGTCATGACGCGTCCGAACTGGATAACTGTTATTTTATCCAGTATAAGTGAAACTGTCACAATCTTGGAAGAGACACCCTGTAACTAATTGTCAACGGACTGATTAAAAAGAAAAAGGCGTATAAAAATACGCCATTTGATTGTCACGTTCTGAGCAGTTATCTCGCCAGCCAGCCGCCATCTACCGCAATCGTGTAACCGTTGACGTAATCGGAGGCTTTTGAGGCAAGAAACACTACAGGCCCCATGACATCTTCCGGTAAACCCCAGCGTCCGGCCGGGATCCTGTCGAGAATTTCTTTGCTGCGATCGCCATCTGCGCGAAGTTGCTCGGTGTTGTTTGTGGACATGTAACCCGGCGCGATCGCATTGACATTAACCTTATGCTTTGCCCATTCGTTAGCCATCAGCCGGGTAATCCCCATGACTGCGCTTTTAGATGCGGTATAGGAAGGAACGCGGATCCCGCCCTGATACGACAACATTGAGGCAATATTAATGATTTTGCCGCCATTGCCTTGTTTAATGAACTGCTTCGCTACTGCCTGAGACATAAAGAACAGCGTCTTACTGTTCACATTCATTACGTCGTCCCAGTTTTTTTCGCTGAACTCAATAGCATCTTCGCGGCGGATAATCCCAGCGTTATTCACCAGGATGTCGATATGGCCGAATTCAGAGACGGCTTTTTCGATAAGCTTCGGGATTTCTATAATACTGCTAAGGTCGGCGCGTACATCGAGAAAGCGGCGGCCGGTGGCGATAATCTTTTGTTCTGTCTCTTCTGGCGCGGACTGGTTGATACCCACAATATCGCAACCCGCCTGAGCGAGACCCAACGCCATGCCCTGGCCAAGTCCGGTGTTACAACCGGTCACGATGGCGACTTTGCCGTTTAATTCAAATGAATCGAGGATCATATTCAGAGTCTCTTTTGCAACGGCATGTTCGCCATAAAAATTGAGTGGCTCCGCCTGCGGTGACAGAGCCAGAAAGTTAGCGCAGTTCGCTGACTTTGACGTGATCCATATCGTCGAATACC
The Rahnella variigena genome window above contains:
- the kduD gene encoding 2-dehydro-3-deoxy-D-gluconate 5-dehydrogenase KduD is translated as MILDSFELNGKVAIVTGCNTGLGQGMALGLAQAGCDIVGINQSAPEETEQKIIATGRRFLDVRADLSSIIEIPKLIEKAVSEFGHIDILVNNAGIIRREDAIEFSEKNWDDVMNVNSKTLFFMSQAVAKQFIKQGNGGKIINIASMLSYQGGIRVPSYTASKSAVMGITRLMANEWAKHKVNVNAIAPGYMSTNNTEQLRADGDRSKEILDRIPAGRWGLPEDVMGPVVFLASKASDYVNGYTIAVDGGWLAR
- the kdgR gene encoding DNA-binding transcriptional regulator KdgR, which codes for MAIADLDKQPDSVSSVLKVFGILQALGEEREIGITELSQRVMMSKSTVYRFLQTMKSLGYVAQEGESEKYSLTLKLFELGAKALQNVDLIRSADIQMRELSRLTRETIHLGALDEDGIVYIHKIDSMYNLRMHSRIGRRNPLHTTAIGKVLLAWGDKAEVSTLLQEIEFTRSTENTIMNAADLQSALVQVREQGYGEDNEEQEQGLRCIAVPVFDRFGVVIAGLSISFPTIRFSEESKSHYVEMLHTAARNISEQIGFHDYPF
- a CDS encoding MFS transporter gives rise to the protein MTPTPTDGLPLPQRYGAILAIALGITVSVLDGAIANVALPTIANDFHASPATSIWVVNAYQLAITISLLSLASLGDIFGYRRIYQTGLLVFSITSLFCALSDSLLTLTVARVLQGFGAAAIMSVNTALIRIIYPQRFLGRGVGINALIVAVSAAAGPTIAAGILSVASWQWLFAINVPIGIVALILGLKFLPANSTRSQGQRFDITSSVMNALTFGLLISAISGFAQGMNHMLILGEVIALLVIGWFFVRRQLTRPFPLLPVDLLRIPIFSMSLGTSLCSFSAQMLAFVSLPFFLQNTLGLNSVETGLLLTPWPLATMVMAPIAGRLVERFHPGMLGGIGLVVFSFGLFSLSLLPPEPSHLNIIWRMLLCGAGFGLFQSPNNHTIISSAPHNRSGGASGLLGTARLLGQTTGAAMVALMFNLFPQHGTHASLILAGTLAGTGALVSLLRMTQKTSSQREAENAKL
- a CDS encoding L-cystine transporter translates to MNLPLVLNVVVFVVLLLLLAQTRHKQWSLAKKVLLGLAMGVVFGLALQLIYGSDDPVLKTSITWFNIVGNGYVQLLQMIVMPLVFVSILSAVAKLHNASSLGKISFLTIGTLLFTTLIASLVGIFVTGLFGLTAEGLVQGTQETARLTAIQSNYVGKVADLSVPQLILSFIPKNPFADLTGASPTSIISVVIFAAFVGVAALQLVKDDAEKGPRVLVFIDTLQAWVMKLVRLVMKLTPYGVLALMTKVVAGSNIQDIIKLGSFVVASYLGLGIMFVVHAVLLSFTGVNPAKFFRKVWPVLTFAFTSRSSAATIPLSVEAQTRRLGIPESIASFAASFGATIGQNGCAGLYPTMLAVMVAPTVGINPFDPVWIATLVGIVTLSSAGVAGVGGGATFAALIVLPAMGLPVTLVALLISVEPLIDMGRTALNVSGSMTAGTITSQLLKQTDKEVMNSEETAELAHR
- a CDS encoding metal-dependent hydrolase encodes the protein MTAEGHLIFSIACAVFAKKAQLSPELAHGDWWHIIPGSLLTCLLPDIDHPKSVLGQRLKWLSHPIARAFGHRGFTHSLLAVAGGIFLLRTHFPHDWVIPVDAFHAMIIGYLSHILADMLTPAGVPLLWPCRWRFRLPIINSQKGNQLERTLCLMLVGLTLFWPDWTPIIGAINPDIFNHILKLFI
- the htpX gene encoding protease HtpX; translated protein: MMRIALFLLTNLAVMLVFGLVLSLTGIQHSSVPGLMIMAGLFGFGGAIVSLLMSKWMALRSVGGEVIEQPRNETERWLMETVRRQSQQAGIGMPQVAIYHAPDINAFATGARRDASLVAVSTGLLQSMSQDEAEAVIAHEISHIANGDMVTMTLIQGVVNTFVIFISRIIAQVASGFLSGNRDGEESSNGNPLIYFAVATVLELVFGILASIITMWFSRHREFHADAGSAKLVGREKMIAALQRLKTSHEPQEAGSMMAFCINGKSKSFSELFMSHPPLDKRIEALRSGAYIK